From the Cervus elaphus chromosome 20, mCerEla1.1, whole genome shotgun sequence genome, one window contains:
- the EXTL2 gene encoding exostosin-like 2, translating to MRCCHICKLPGRVMGIRLLRLSLVVILVLLLVAGALTTLLPNIKEDKMLTLRREIKSQGKPTQDSFTLIMQTYNRTDLLLRLLNHYQAVPYLHKVIVVWNNVGEKGPEELWNSLGPHPVPVNFKAQTTNRMRNRLQVFPELETKAVLMVDDDLLISAQDLVFAFSVWQQFPDQIVGFVPRKHVSTSSGIYSYGGFELQTPGFGNGDHYSLVLIGASFFHSKYLELFQRQPATVHALLDETQNCDDIAMNFIIAKHTGKTSGVFVKPVNIANLEKETTGGYSGMWHRAEHFLQRSYCINKLVNIYDSMPLKYSNIMISQFGFPYANHKSKI from the exons ATGAG GTGTTGCCACATCTGCAAGCTCCCAGGAAGAGTGATGGGAATTCGCCTGCTTCGTCTGTCTTTGGTGGTCATCCTTGTGTTACTGCTGGTAGCTGGGGCTTTAACCACTTTACTCCCTAATATCAAAGAAGACAAGATGCTCACTTTGCGTAGGGAAATAAAATCTCAGGGCAAGCCCACCCAGGATTCCTTTACTCTCATAATGCAGACGTACAACAGAACAGATCTCTTATTGAGACTTTTAAATCATTATCAGGCAGTACCATATCTGCACAAAGTGATTGTGGTATGGAACAATGTTGGGGAGAAGGGACCAGAGGAGTTATGGAACTCCCTAGGGCCTCACCCTGTCCCTGTGAACTTCAAAGCACAGACCACAAACAGGATGAGAAATCGACTCCAGGTCTTTCCTGAACTGGAAACCAAAG cgGTGTTAATGGTAGATGATGACTTGCTAATTAGCGCCCAGGACCTTGTTTTCGCTTTTTCTGTGTGGCAG caATTTCCTGATCAAATTGTAGGATTTGTTCCCAGAAAGCATGTGTCTACCTCCTCTGGTATCTACAGCTATGGAGGTTTTGAACTGCAGACACCAGGGTTTGGAAATGGTGATCATTACTCCCTGGTCCTGATTGGAGCCTCGTTCTTCCACAGCAAATACCTGGAACTCTTTCAGAGGCAGCCTGCAACTGTCCATGCTTTGTTAGATGAGACGCAGAACTGTGATGACATTGCCATGAATTTTATCATCGCCAAGCACACTGGGAAGACTTCAGGGGTATTTGTGAAACCTGTAAACATAGCCAATTTAGAAAAGGAAACTACCGGTGGCTATTCTGGAATGTGGCATCGAGCTGAGCACTTTCTGCAGAGGTCTTATTGTATAAACAAGCTTGTTAACATCTACGACAGCATGCCCTTAAAATACTCCAACATTATGATTTCTCAGTTTGGTTTTCCATACGCCAATCACAAAAGTAAAATATGA